In the Cydia splendana chromosome 2, ilCydSple1.2, whole genome shotgun sequence genome, one interval contains:
- the LOC134799715 gene encoding prefoldin subunit 6, which yields MTEEIQKKLQKEVEMITNVQKEYHKAVSQKQQLDSQLNENKAVKEELLLLKKDAEVYKLIGPVLVKQDLEEAKQNVAKRMEFITKEIKRTDGHISALENKQEALQENVNKLRNDMGKLKVKA from the coding sequence ATGACTGAGGAAATACAAAAGAAACTACAGAAGGAAGTGGAGATGATCACCAACGTCCAAAAAGAATATCATAAGGCGGTTTCCCAGAAACAACAATTAGACAGCcagttaaatgaaaataaagcGGTCAAGGAAGAACTGTTACTGCTCAAGAAGGATGCTGAAGTCTACAAGTTAATCGGGCCAGTGTTAGTCAAGCAGGATTTGGAAGAAGCGAAACAGAATGTTGCAAAACGAATGGAGTTTATCACAAAGGAGATCAAGAGAACTGACGGTCACATTTCAGCACTGGAGAACAAGCAGGAAGCACTCCAGGAGAATGTAAATAAATTGAGAAACGACATGGGGAAACTCAAAGTCAAAGCTTGA